Genomic window (Streptomyces sp. LX-29):
GCTCTCGCCTCGCTCCTCGACGCCGTCGGCGACCACCTCGGGGCGGAGGCCGCCGCCGCGGACTGCCCGCGCGCCTGGGCGGCCCTGGCCATGGCCCGCGAGGCCGGCGGCGACCTGCCCGGCGCCGAGCGCGCCTACCGCGTCGCCGCCGAGACCGGAGAGCCCTGGGCTTGGGCGCCCTTGGCCCGCATCCGGGAGAACGCCGAGGATCCGGAGGGCGCCGAGGAGATCGCCTCCCGCGCGGCCACCGAGGGACACCCGCAGGTGTGGCTCACCCTGGCCCGGCTGCGCGAGCGCTCCGCCCCGGCCCGCTCCCGCCCGCGGCCCGCGGCGGAGCCCGGAACGGGCCCGGGAACGAGGACGGTCACCGGCAGGCCGTCGGTCCCGGCGTCGGGGCCCGGCCCGGTCGGCGGGGGCGGCACCCCGACCGGCACGGGAGCGCACGAGGGCGCGACCGTGAACGGCAGGAGCCCCTCGCCGCCGCGCGAGGTGGAACCGGTCGTGGAAGGCCGCCTGTCGGGGGTCACGGGCGCCCGCCTCCCGGCGCAGCCCGGCCGGAACGTCCATATGGTGGACGCCCGCGCCCCGCGATCAGAGGAAGCCCCGAAACCGGCGGGTACGGAGGCCACGGCGGGAGTCGAGGGGGAGCCGGTCGGGCCCGCGGAGCGCGCCTACGCGGCGGCCGCGGCAGCCGGGGAGCCCTGGGGCTGGTTGGGCCTGGCCCGGCTGCGCGAGCGGGCCGGGGACGTGCCGGGCGCCGAGACCGCCTACGGTCAGGCCGCCGCGGCGGGGGTCACCGCCGCCTGGACCCACCTGGTCCAGGTGCGCCGGCGGTCCGGAGACCCGGTCGGAGCGGAGGAGGCGGCCGTCCGCGCGGCCGAGCACGGGGACGCCGAGGCGTGGAGCGTGCTGGCCCGGCTCCTGGAGCAGCAGGGCGACCTGCCGGGGGCCGAGCGCGGCTACGCGGCCGCCGCGGCCACCGGCGCCAGCAGCGCCCTCGCCCGCCTGGCCGGGCTCCGCGAGGAGTGTGGGGACCGCCCGGGCGCGGAGCGCGCCGCGGTCGACGCCGGGCGGGACGGGGACGGCGAGGCGTGGAGCACGCTGGCCCGGTTGCGGGAGGCGGCGGGCGACGGCGACGGCGCCGAGTACGCCGCCGCGCAGGCGTCCCGAACCGGGGACGCCGAGATCTGGACCGTGCTCGCCCGGCTGCGCGAGGCGGCGGGGGACCAGGTGGGCGCCGAGCGCGCGGCCGACGAGGCGGCCGAGAACGGCGACCCCGACGCCTGGGCCGCGCTCTCCCGGATCCGGGAGCGGGCCGAGGACCGGGAGGGGTCGGAGCGCGCCGTTCGACGGGCGGTCGACGTCGGGGGCACCGGCGCCTGGGCGGCCCTCGGCCGGGTGCGGGAACAGCACGGGGACGCCCCTGCGGCCGAACGCGCCTACCTCGCCGCCACCGCGCTGGGCGACACGGACGCCTGGGGCGACCTGGCCCGACTGTACGAGGAGACCGGCGACCGGCGCCGCGCGGAACAGGCGTACCGCACGGCCGTCGACGCGGGCGACACCGAGGCGTGGGGCGGGCTGCTGCGCGTGCTGCGCCCGGGCGGCGGCCGGCGGCTTGAGCCGCGGCGGCGGCGCCACGGACTCGACGCGGCCGGCGGCTTCGCCGGCGCCCCGTGACGCCGGCTCACCCGACCCCGCGCCCCCCACCCCCGATCGCCGGTGCCACACCCCGCAGCACGGCCGCGGCCCCGACAACCCCGCGCCGTACCGGCCCCCGGCCGTACCGGCCCCCGGCCGTACCGGCCCCCGGCCGTACCGGCCCCCGGCCGTACCGGCCCCCGGCCGTACCGGCCCCCGGCCGTACCGGCCCCCGGCCGTACCGGCCCCCGGCCGTGCGGGGCCGTGGTCGTGGGGCCGGCAGCCCTGCGGCTGTGCGGGCGGGCAGCCCCCCATGGTCGTGTGGGGCACCCTCCGGATCGGCCGTGCGGGTGGTGGCTGGTCCGCGGACGTGTGGGTGGACCGGCCGCCCTGGGGCCGACGGCTTTCGCCCCGGCCGCTCGGTGTGTGGCCTCGGCACCGCGCTGGGCCGGGGTCGACCGACGCCGTCGACCCTCGACTTCCGTCGCTGGTCGGACTCCGTCGGCCGACACCGGGGTGTCGGGGCCGTCGGCCCCCAGGGTCGCGCGGGCGGCTGCCCGCCCGTGATCGCGTGGTTGCTGTGCCGGTTGCTGGTTGCCGGTTGCCGGTTACCGGTTGCTGGTTGCCGGTTGTCCGGTGGGCTCGGCCGCGCGGGGCGCCCCGTCCCGCCGCCGCGGAGGTGGCCTCGGCACCGCGCTGCGCCGGGGTGTCGGGTGCCGTCGGCCCCCACGGCCGCGCGGGCGGCTGCCCGCCCGTGATCCCGTGATCGGCCGGTTGCCGGTTGCCGTCGCCCGGTGGGCTCGGCCGCGCGGGGCGCCCCGTCCCGCTGCCGCGGCGGGGCCGCTGCCACGGTCACGGCGGGTCACCGCTGGGGTGAGATGAGGGCCCGGCGCGGTTCCGTGTGGGTCAGGGCTTCCACGGCGTGGGCCACCGAGGCGTGGTTCCTGAAGAGCTTGGCGGCTCCCATCCTGCTGAGCATCGTGGTGACCTCGGGGGTGATCCTCATCAGGGCCATGCCGCCCCCGCCGGCGCGCAGCCGCTTCCGTGCGCCCACCACGACCCCCAGAAAGGTGCTGTCGACGAACTCCACCCCGCTCATGTCGAGCACCAGATGAAGGCGGCCCTGGTCGATCAGCTCGATCAGCGCCGCGCGCAGTCCGGGCGACGCGTAGACGTCGTATTCGCCCTCGACGGTCACCACGGTCACCGTGTCGGACAGGTGCTCGTACACGACCTTCAGCTCCATCGGCGAGCCACCGCCCCCGCTAAGACTCCGGACTCTCCAGCCATCCCTCGTACTCCTCCGCCAGCTCGTGGAGCGCCTCGCCGTGGAGGTTCCCCGCCGTGTCCTCGACCACCACCAGCCACTGGGCGTCCTCGGCGTCGTCCTCGCCCGCCAACGCGTCCCGGACCAGTTGCGGCTCCTCGGTCAGGCCGAACCGCTCCACCACGGTCTCGGCCACCTCCTCCGCCGCGTCGCGGTCGGGGAGGACCAGCACATGTCGCACATCGCTCACGGGCATATTCTCCGGCACGGATCGAGGGTGTCAGCCCCTCGTGGGATGCTGGTCCGCGATGGCCAGGAAGAGTACGACCGACGACCTGCTCGCCCCCGTGACGATCGCCGTGGGGCAGGAGGACCTGCTGCTCGACCGCGCGGTGCAGCAGGTCGTGGCGGCCGCGCGCGCCGCCGACCCGGACACCGATGTGCGCGACCTCATGCCGGACGCGCTGCAGCCCGGCACGCTGGCCGAGCTGACCAGCCCGTCGCTGTTCGCCGAGCGCAAGGTCGTGGTGGTGCGCAACGCCCAGGACCTCTCCGCCGACACGATCAAGGACGTGAAGGGGTATCTCAACGCCCCGGCCGAGGAGATCACCCTGGTGCTGCTGCACGCCGGCGGGGCCAAGGGCAAGGGGCTGCTCGACGCCGCGCGCAAGGTCGGCGCCCGCGAGGTGGCCTGCCCCAAGATGACCAAGCCCGCCGACCGGCTGACGTTCGTGCGGACGGAGTTCCGGGGGACCGGCCGCTCCGCGACCCCCGAGGCATGCCAGGCGCTGGTCGACGCCATCGGCAGCGATCTGCGCGAGCTGGCCAGCGCCTGCGCGCAGTTGGTGGCCGATGTGGAGGGCGTCATCGACGAGGCCGTCGTCGCCCGCTACTACACGGGGCGGGCCGAGGCGTCGAGCTTCACCGTCGCCGACCGCGCGGTCGAAGGACGTGCGGCCGAGGCCCTCGAAGCGCTGCGCTGGGCGCTGGCGACCGGCGTCGCCCCCGTCCTGATCACCAGCGCGCTCGCCCAGGGCGTCCGCTCCATCGGGAAGCTCGCCTCCGCGCC
Coding sequences:
- a CDS encoding STAS domain-containing protein yields the protein MELKVVYEHLSDTVTVVTVEGEYDVYASPGLRAALIELIDQGRLHLVLDMSGVEFVDSTFLGVVVGARKRLRAGGGGMALMRITPEVTTMLSRMGAAKLFRNHASVAHAVEALTHTEPRRALISPQR
- the holA gene encoding DNA polymerase III subunit delta; the protein is MARKSTTDDLLAPVTIAVGQEDLLLDRAVQQVVAAARAADPDTDVRDLMPDALQPGTLAELTSPSLFAERKVVVVRNAQDLSADTIKDVKGYLNAPAEEITLVLLHAGGAKGKGLLDAARKVGAREVACPKMTKPADRLTFVRTEFRGTGRSATPEACQALVDAIGSDLRELASACAQLVADVEGVIDEAVVARYYTGRAEASSFTVADRAVEGRAAEALEALRWALATGVAPVLITSALAQGVRSIGKLASAPRGARPADLARELGMPPWKIDRVRQQMRGWSADGVAVALRAVAEADAGVKGGGDDPEYALEKAVVTIARAARSNRGR